One Weissella ceti DNA window includes the following coding sequences:
- a CDS encoding HD domain-containing protein: MEERLVALMHFMEDLQGTDATGHGDDHVHRAIKLAQHILTTEPDADEFITLAAIILHDTYDEKLVDDQAAAKQVVMDKLVELGISEIDRETIFLIIDNMSWSKERFGNPEPLPLEGQIVQDADRLEAMGLTGVVRTMQYGIPRGHIIYDPSMPPRELKTKADYRSDEGETIINHFYEKLLLLPDSLNTDEGKRIGAKRDAAMRAFIDQYLAEWHNTDY; the protein is encoded by the coding sequence ATGGAAGAACGTTTAGTTGCTTTGATGCATTTTATGGAAGACTTACAGGGAACTGATGCAACTGGTCATGGGGATGATCATGTGCATCGTGCCATTAAATTAGCGCAACATATTTTGACAACAGAACCAGATGCAGACGAATTCATCACATTAGCTGCGATTATCTTGCATGATACATACGATGAGAAGTTAGTTGATGATCAAGCTGCTGCTAAACAAGTTGTTATGGATAAGTTGGTAGAGTTGGGGATTTCTGAAATAGATCGTGAAACAATTTTCCTAATTATTGATAACATGTCATGGAGTAAGGAACGTTTTGGGAATCCAGAACCTTTGCCACTAGAAGGACAAATTGTGCAAGACGCTGATCGTCTTGAAGCCATGGGACTAACTGGCGTTGTGCGTACGATGCAATACGGTATTCCACGTGGGCACATTATTTATGATCCAAGTATGCCACCACGTGAATTGAAGACGAAAGCTGATTACCGTAGTGATGAAGGTGAAACAATCATCAATCATTTCTATGAAAAGCTACTACTATTACCAGATAGTTTGAATACAGATGAAGGTAAGCGTATTGGTGCAAAACGTGATGCTGCGATGCGTGCGTTTATTGATCAATATTTGGCTGAATGGCATAATACAGACTATTAA
- a CDS encoding zinc metalloprotease: MNWTTFWQLWLTMLFCFGGSFLLAALMISAVTQQINTMIDRRFGERVVDYLALFGVIVHELSHAIMAFIFRHDVDKIQLFQRGKVNDDGYRTRGYVSHSWRPDSFYQQMGNMMIGLAPMFGITAMGFGLTWWLWPELLDMNRETWVTMSSWWQLPLLFILLISLVLGLKLSRSDWQGVRNGLPQYVLVLTVITIIVWFMKISAEMVWLTIGSPLVLGMLGLLGIAIIVYVSVWALTR; this comes from the coding sequence ATGAACTGGACGACCTTTTGGCAATTATGGTTAACGATGTTATTTTGCTTTGGTGGTTCATTTCTTTTGGCGGCACTAATGATTTCAGCGGTGACGCAACAAATTAATACGATGATTGATCGGCGTTTCGGTGAACGCGTGGTGGACTATTTGGCGTTGTTTGGGGTCATTGTCCATGAATTATCCCATGCAATTATGGCTTTTATCTTCCGTCATGACGTGGATAAGATTCAATTGTTTCAACGTGGCAAAGTCAATGATGATGGGTATCGCACGCGTGGCTATGTCTCACACTCATGGCGCCCAGATAGTTTTTACCAACAAATGGGAAATATGATGATTGGCTTGGCACCTATGTTTGGGATTACAGCAATGGGATTTGGTTTAACTTGGTGGTTATGGCCAGAATTATTGGATATGAACCGAGAAACATGGGTCACGATGAGTAGTTGGTGGCAATTGCCGTTGTTGTTCATTTTGTTAATTAGTTTAGTGTTGGGATTGAAGTTAAGTCGATCAGATTGGCAAGGTGTTCGGAATGGATTGCCCCAATATGTATTGGTTCTAACTGTGATAACGATTATTGTCTGGTTCATGAAGATTTCAGCGGAAATGGTCTGGTTGACAATTGGTAGTCCGCTAGTTTTAGGTATGTTAGGATTACTTGGTATTGCAATTATTGTGTATGTGAGTGTTTGGGCTTTGACCCGTTAG
- a CDS encoding aminoacyl-tRNA deacylase, which produces MAKKTKVKKILVEQILDKAKIPYESIVFSEGMDRREEELAAHGITEADVYKTLALSGNVTGPLVGIVPVEGHLSEKKLAAVSGNKKVHMLPAKELVATTGYVHGANNPVGIWQTKKFPIYFDNAAQEAGTIVISAGELGRSIQVNAEALAKFVHGQFVDIQAEEA; this is translated from the coding sequence ATGGCAAAGAAAACGAAAGTGAAGAAGATTCTAGTTGAACAGATTTTGGATAAGGCTAAGATTCCATATGAATCAATTGTCTTCTCTGAGGGGATGGACCGACGCGAAGAAGAATTAGCAGCACATGGTATTACTGAAGCGGATGTTTACAAGACGTTGGCACTATCTGGAAATGTGACAGGACCATTAGTTGGTATTGTGCCAGTTGAAGGACACCTATCTGAAAAGAAATTAGCCGCGGTATCTGGTAATAAGAAAGTACACATGTTGCCAGCCAAGGAGTTGGTCGCCACAACCGGTTATGTCCATGGGGCGAATAACCCAGTGGGGATTTGGCAAACAAAGAAGTTTCCAATCTATTTTGACAATGCCGCGCAAGAAGCGGGGACAATTGTTATTTCAGCTGGTGAACTAGGCCGTTCAATTCAAGTTAATGCTGAAGCGTTAGCAAAGTTTGTTCACGGTCAATTTGTCGATATTCAAGCTGAGGAGGCCTAA
- a CDS encoding ABC-F family ATP-binding cassette domain-containing protein has protein sequence MLTVSNVSVVFTGKKLYEDVNLQFTNRNTYGIIGANGAGKSTFLKVLEGKIQPTTGTVSMGPNERMSSLVQDHFAFDDLTVMETVMRGYKELFDVKSEMDAIYAKPDFSDEDGIRAGELSAKFDDMNGWTAEADAAQLLQGLGISTEQQNTLMGDLPETTKVKALLAQALFGNPDILILDEPTNGLDSKTIAWLEDFLADYENTVLVVSHDRHFLNAVSTMTLDVDYGKITEFVGNYDFWKESSELAARLQGQQNAKKEEQIKQLQEFVARFSANASKSKQATARKKQLEKITLDDIQPSTRKYPFINFEITREIGNDMVRVENVSKTVDGVKLLNNVSFTLAPNEKTLIMAENDVAATAMMDILAGVSEPDEGSVVWGVTTSHDYLAKDMGQNFPKPEMFILDFLRDFAAKGEDDNTFLRGLLGRMLFKGEDAEKTLDVLSGGEKVRVMFSKLMLTKPNVLVLDDPTNHLDLESITALNDGLIDFKGGIAFTSHDRTFAQTIADHIVVLGNEGVIERADTNFEEFMANPSVIEAMEKQNIVL, from the coding sequence ATGTTAACAGTGTCAAATGTGTCAGTCGTATTTACTGGTAAGAAGTTGTACGAAGACGTTAATTTACAATTTACAAACCGTAACACTTACGGAATTATTGGAGCCAATGGAGCCGGAAAGTCAACTTTCTTGAAGGTTTTGGAAGGTAAGATCCAACCAACTACAGGAACTGTTTCAATGGGTCCTAACGAACGTATGTCATCATTGGTACAAGATCACTTTGCTTTTGATGATCTAACAGTGATGGAAACTGTTATGCGTGGATACAAGGAATTGTTCGACGTTAAGTCTGAAATGGACGCCATATACGCAAAGCCAGACTTCAGCGATGAAGATGGTATCCGTGCCGGTGAATTGTCAGCTAAGTTTGACGATATGAACGGTTGGACTGCGGAAGCAGACGCCGCACAATTGTTGCAAGGGTTGGGGATCTCAACTGAACAACAAAACACTTTGATGGGTGACTTGCCTGAAACAACTAAGGTTAAGGCCTTGTTGGCACAAGCATTGTTTGGTAACCCTGACATCTTGATCTTGGACGAACCGACTAACGGTTTGGATTCAAAGACAATTGCATGGTTGGAAGACTTCTTGGCAGACTACGAAAACACTGTTTTGGTTGTTTCCCACGACCGTCACTTCTTGAACGCTGTTTCAACTATGACTTTGGACGTTGACTACGGAAAGATCACAGAATTCGTTGGAAACTACGACTTCTGGAAGGAATCTTCAGAATTGGCTGCGCGTTTGCAAGGGCAACAAAACGCCAAGAAGGAAGAACAAATCAAGCAATTGCAAGAATTCGTTGCGCGTTTCTCAGCGAACGCTTCAAAGTCTAAGCAAGCGACTGCTCGTAAGAAGCAACTTGAAAAGATTACATTGGATGACATCCAACCTTCAACTCGTAAGTACCCATTCATCAACTTCGAAATCACTCGTGAAATCGGAAACGACATGGTGCGTGTTGAAAACGTCTCAAAGACAGTTGATGGTGTGAAGTTGCTTAACAACGTTAGCTTCACTTTGGCACCAAACGAAAAGACTTTGATCATGGCCGAAAACGACGTTGCCGCTACTGCGATGATGGACATCTTGGCTGGTGTATCAGAACCTGATGAAGGATCAGTTGTTTGGGGAGTGACAACTTCTCACGACTACCTAGCTAAGGACATGGGACAAAACTTCCCTAAGCCTGAAATGTTCATCTTGGACTTCTTGCGTGACTTCGCTGCTAAGGGTGAAGACGACAACACATTCCTACGTGGATTGTTGGGACGTATGTTGTTTAAGGGAGAAGATGCCGAAAAGACTTTGGACGTTTTGTCTGGGGGAGAAAAGGTTCGTGTTATGTTCTCTAAGCTAATGTTGACTAAGCCAAACGTGTTGGTATTGGATGACCCTACTAACCACTTGGACTTGGAATCAATCACGGCATTGAACGATGGTTTGATCGACTTCAAGGGTGGAATCGCCTTTACGTCTCACGACCGTACATTTGCGCAAACAATTGCTGACCACATTGTCGTGCTTGGTAACGAAGGTGTTATCGAACGTGCCGACACTAACTTCGAAGAATTCATGGCTAACCCATCAGTTATCGAAGCAATGGAAAAGCAAAACATTGTTTTGTAA
- a CDS encoding metal ABC transporter permease, with translation MFSYPFMQNAFFVGTLIAVVSGFVGVFVVARHLSFLAHTLSEIGFAGAAFGLFMGWSPLWGMLLFTILAATTIGELGIQEKRAESLISAVSAVAIGLGIAFLALSQKNASAATSILFGSIFSISTENIIQVVLLAGGVLVVGLALFRPLRHFAFDYQTARFSVKHIVGIEVVFLVLMATTVAVSSQIVGSLLIFILMTLPASSAMRIGRTVWQMLGYAILFALAGVWSALVLSFWTNLPVSFFIAIIEAGIYFVTLALTQKNRK, from the coding sequence ATGTTTAGTTATCCATTTATGCAAAATGCGTTTTTCGTAGGTACATTGATCGCTGTCGTCAGTGGTTTCGTAGGTGTCTTTGTGGTTGCGCGCCACTTGTCTTTCTTGGCCCATACACTTAGTGAAATTGGTTTCGCGGGTGCCGCCTTCGGTTTATTTATGGGATGGTCTCCTTTGTGGGGAATGCTGCTATTCACAATTCTAGCTGCCACAACAATTGGTGAACTAGGGATTCAAGAAAAGCGTGCTGAATCATTGATTTCAGCGGTAAGTGCCGTAGCGATTGGGCTGGGGATTGCTTTCCTGGCGTTATCCCAAAAGAATGCGAGTGCGGCCACAAGTATCCTCTTTGGATCAATCTTTAGTATTAGTACTGAAAATATTATCCAAGTTGTTTTGTTGGCAGGTGGTGTCTTAGTTGTCGGACTAGCTTTGTTCCGACCATTACGTCATTTCGCCTTTGATTATCAAACAGCACGTTTCAGTGTGAAACACATTGTCGGAATTGAAGTGGTGTTCCTTGTTTTGATGGCCACAACCGTGGCAGTATCATCACAAATTGTGGGATCATTGTTAATCTTCATTCTAATGACGCTACCAGCTAGTTCTGCAATGCGTATTGGACGTACTGTTTGGCAAATGCTTGGCTATGCCATTCTATTCGCCTTGGCAGGTGTCTGGTCTGCGCTAGTCTTGTCATTTTGGACGAACTTACCAGTTTCATTCTTTATTGCGATTATTGAAGCGGGTATCTACTTTGTGACACTTGCGTTGACACAAAAGAACCGTAAATAA
- a CDS encoding metal ABC transporter ATP-binding protein gives MVVVKGAGVGIAFGDRWLYREVDFELRKKRVLAVVGDNGTGKTTLIRALLGQQQITAGELIWETSDNVVRYVPQERPDAQNFPLQIADFVALSNDQGWRPWMTQAEKAHLAHILEDTNLTKLAKQRIDLASGGERQRAYLAQALLADPDVLILDEATANLDNVAKFELMDVVRHYRDHHDLSIVMISHDLDIIQKYADDYLLLRPDSSEFGSVAELDIHKLEMGKNNHV, from the coding sequence ATGGTAGTGGTAAAAGGAGCAGGTGTCGGGATTGCTTTTGGTGATCGCTGGCTATACCGAGAAGTAGATTTTGAATTACGTAAGAAGCGTGTCTTAGCTGTTGTTGGGGACAACGGGACTGGGAAGACAACGTTGATTCGTGCTTTGTTGGGACAACAACAAATTACGGCGGGAGAATTAATCTGGGAAACAAGTGATAACGTTGTTCGTTATGTCCCACAAGAACGTCCAGATGCGCAAAACTTCCCGTTACAAATTGCGGATTTTGTGGCGTTGAGTAATGATCAAGGTTGGCGTCCTTGGATGACCCAAGCAGAAAAAGCGCACTTGGCACACATTCTAGAAGATACCAATCTAACGAAGTTAGCTAAGCAACGCATCGATTTGGCTTCTGGTGGTGAACGTCAACGTGCCTACTTGGCACAAGCGTTACTAGCCGATCCGGATGTTTTAATTTTGGATGAAGCAACGGCTAATCTAGATAATGTCGCTAAGTTTGAACTGATGGATGTTGTCCGTCATTATCGTGATCACCATGATTTGAGTATTGTGATGATTAGCCACGATTTGGACATCATTCAAAAGTATGCGGATGATTACTTGTTACTGCGTCCTGATAGTAGTGAATTTGGATCAGTCGCAGAGTTAGATATTCATAAGTTAGAAATGGGGAAGAACAATCATGTTTAG
- a CDS encoding metal ABC transporter solute-binding protein, Zn/Mn family, which yields MENKRSKVLLWIPTILVIGLIVTVIYQGLQQNKTTQTDDKLTVITSLNSYGDIAEAVLGDAGSVTSVIANPDVDPHDFEPTPNTAKQYDQADVIISNGGGLDAWSEKFAKANQQAKSISISTLYNYHEGDNEHFWYEPDLVEKLTKELVKTYSDLAPDHRRTFEDNARKYLAKMDKVTTLREELTKQLKGQAVLTTEPIFDPWLKAMGVKVLVPEFAFAVEEGQDPTPASIKAWGDAAKQHKAAAVIQNTQATSQLVDQSVKAAKDAGMPIVQVSETKPADVNYIDWQYQQLEALKKAVK from the coding sequence ATGGAAAATAAGCGTTCTAAAGTATTGTTATGGATTCCGACGATTCTAGTGATTGGTTTAATTGTGACTGTGATTTACCAAGGACTACAACAAAATAAAACAACTCAGACCGATGATAAGTTGACGGTGATTACCAGCTTGAACAGCTATGGTGATATTGCGGAAGCTGTCTTGGGTGATGCTGGTTCAGTTACCAGTGTGATTGCGAATCCAGATGTAGACCCGCATGATTTCGAACCAACACCAAATACAGCTAAGCAATATGATCAAGCCGATGTCATCATTTCAAATGGTGGTGGTTTGGATGCTTGGAGCGAAAAGTTTGCTAAGGCGAACCAACAAGCGAAGAGCATCAGCATTAGTACGCTGTACAACTACCACGAAGGTGATAACGAACATTTCTGGTATGAACCAGATTTGGTTGAGAAGTTAACGAAGGAATTGGTCAAGACATATAGTGATCTTGCCCCTGACCATCGTCGTACATTTGAAGATAATGCACGTAAGTACTTGGCTAAGATGGATAAAGTGACGACGTTGCGTGAGGAATTAACGAAGCAACTAAAGGGACAAGCAGTACTAACAACGGAACCCATTTTTGATCCATGGCTTAAAGCGATGGGGGTAAAAGTATTAGTGCCTGAATTTGCCTTTGCTGTTGAAGAAGGGCAAGACCCAACGCCAGCATCAATTAAGGCTTGGGGAGATGCAGCCAAGCAACACAAAGCGGCTGCGGTGATTCAAAATACACAAGCAACAAGTCAATTGGTTGACCAATCTGTTAAGGCGGCTAAAGATGCGGGTATGCCAATTGTGCAAGTATCAGAAACGAAGCCAGCTGACGTCAATTACATTGACTGGCAATATCAACAATTAGAGGCTTTGAAGAAAGCGGTGAAATAA
- a CDS encoding MarR family winged helix-turn-helix transcriptional regulator, which translates to MATESAKQIDDFLNHVRMLAENQREILICDRSDANVTTTQGHVLMLLAQQGPQTNTALAQALQVSPAAITKAMKVLQNDDEPMVAQIPDENDLRVTRWSLTQRGITLASAHAQEHRDTLAEYDAVLADFNEEQQAVIGEFLTAMTSRLDGGQMHGK; encoded by the coding sequence ATGGCAACCGAATCAGCAAAACAAATTGATGATTTTCTAAATCATGTCCGCATGTTAGCGGAGAATCAACGAGAAATTCTAATCTGTGATCGTTCAGATGCGAATGTGACCACAACACAGGGACACGTCTTGATGTTGTTGGCACAACAAGGACCACAAACGAACACAGCTTTGGCCCAAGCCCTGCAAGTATCTCCAGCAGCAATTACTAAGGCGATGAAAGTATTGCAAAACGATGATGAACCCATGGTGGCGCAAATTCCAGATGAAAATGACTTACGTGTAACCCGTTGGTCACTAACACAACGGGGGATTACGTTAGCCTCAGCACACGCCCAAGAACATCGTGATACCTTGGCGGAATACGATGCAGTCTTGGCAGACTTTAATGAAGAACAACAAGCCGTAATTGGTGAATTTTTAACAGCGATGACAAGTCGTCTGGATGGGGGACAAATGCATGGAAAATAA
- a CDS encoding SprT family protein has product MTEQELQTLVETISTNEFKRPFKHQARFNTRLRTTGGRYLLRSHDIEINPLMLTEFDQENLIGVIRHELVHYHLHVNGLPHQHRDAAFKQLLAEVGGARYAPVTSKRQVNYIYECPNGHRMERQRQVNTKRYVCGKCRGRLHEVTLVKE; this is encoded by the coding sequence ATGACGGAGCAAGAGTTACAGACATTAGTTGAAACGATTTCAACTAATGAGTTCAAGCGTCCGTTTAAACACCAAGCACGCTTTAACACACGTTTACGAACGACGGGTGGTCGCTACCTATTACGTAGTCATGATATTGAAATTAATCCCTTGATGTTAACCGAGTTTGATCAAGAAAATCTCATTGGCGTTATTCGACATGAATTAGTGCATTATCATCTGCATGTAAATGGTCTGCCACACCAGCACCGTGACGCTGCCTTTAAACAACTGCTAGCTGAAGTGGGTGGTGCTCGGTATGCGCCGGTTACATCAAAGCGCCAAGTAAACTATATTTATGAATGTCCGAATGGTCATCGCATGGAACGACAACGCCAAGTGAATACGAAGCGTTACGTCTGTGGTAAGTGTCGTGGACGCCTTCATGAAGTTACGCTTGTCAAAGAATAA
- a CDS encoding DUF975 family protein, translating to MSTISQIKKRGKEFVRGRSFPIAFNLVFLALIVELVMSMMVNGSGRMNWIRGVAAGDIVASVGEIRSLLLALLGMQLVIDIVLGVFMIGAGWAFVQWRVTNTPPKNQYRASLRFWRKDVVMDSVVLIAVRLFFLTLWTMLLVVPGIIKQYSYSQATFLYAEDVAAGRQIKSAGAYLKASAQLMRGHKMELFALQLSFIGWFILDLLTMKMSSLYSRPYYTAATAEFFLALRVQKQVNDDKQ from the coding sequence ATGAGTACAATTAGTCAGATTAAAAAGCGTGGGAAAGAATTTGTTCGTGGGAGATCCTTCCCGATTGCGTTTAACCTAGTATTTCTTGCTTTGATCGTTGAATTAGTGATGAGCATGATGGTCAATGGTAGTGGACGTATGAATTGGATACGTGGTGTCGCTGCTGGGGATATCGTTGCTAGTGTTGGTGAGATTCGTTCATTATTGTTGGCTTTGTTAGGAATGCAATTAGTTATCGACATCGTCTTGGGTGTCTTTATGATTGGAGCTGGTTGGGCGTTCGTACAATGGCGTGTAACTAACACACCACCTAAGAACCAATACCGTGCAAGTTTACGCTTCTGGCGTAAGGATGTTGTGATGGATAGTGTTGTGTTGATCGCAGTGCGTTTATTCTTCTTAACATTGTGGACGATGTTGCTAGTGGTACCAGGAATCATTAAGCAGTATTCATACTCACAAGCAACTTTCTTATACGCTGAAGACGTTGCTGCTGGACGTCAAATAAAGTCGGCTGGTGCTTACTTGAAAGCTTCTGCGCAATTGATGCGTGGACATAAGATGGAATTGTTTGCATTGCAACTAAGTTTCATTGGTTGGTTTATCTTGGACCTACTAACAATGAAGATGTCTTCATTGTACTCTCGTCCATATTACACAGCCGCAACTGCTGAATTCTTCCTAGCATTGCGTGTTCAAAAGCAAGTCAATGATGACAAGCAATAA
- a CDS encoding metallophosphoesterase has translation MSSVGFISDLHLDINKISDVEAKMTLMQVITDKQLDFLVLVGDTYNNFQRTEALVQELNEKLVGETRIFFISGNHDMARGVDEVTIEESHPNYLHKSWFDVPNSDIRVVGHNGWYDYTWAPQVTNEEASAFHHGLYFDRVIPQKETDIERTDRALVEMQTLFTQAQLDKKQIVFATHFVPIKDDLHAGKDPRIGLVNAIMGSKRIGELIQSQENVVAVVFGHQHVNPPIRYYGDVPYANVALGIKKRRQEWLKSDLLSAIEEKMYIFSK, from the coding sequence ATGAGTAGCGTGGGATTTATCAGTGATTTGCATTTAGATATTAATAAAATAAGTGATGTTGAAGCAAAAATGACATTAATGCAAGTGATTACCGACAAACAATTAGATTTTTTAGTGTTGGTTGGTGATACTTACAACAATTTTCAACGGACTGAAGCACTTGTCCAAGAGTTAAATGAGAAATTGGTTGGTGAGACACGAATATTCTTCATTTCTGGGAATCATGATATGGCTCGTGGGGTTGATGAAGTTACTATAGAAGAAAGTCATCCTAACTACCTACATAAAAGCTGGTTTGATGTACCGAACTCAGATATTAGAGTCGTTGGCCATAATGGTTGGTACGATTATACATGGGCGCCACAAGTAACCAATGAAGAAGCGAGTGCTTTTCATCATGGTCTATATTTTGATCGTGTGATTCCACAAAAGGAAACTGACATTGAACGTACTGATCGTGCATTAGTAGAAATGCAGACTTTATTTACACAAGCGCAATTAGATAAGAAACAAATTGTGTTTGCGACGCACTTTGTTCCTATTAAAGACGATTTACATGCAGGCAAGGATCCGCGTATTGGGTTGGTGAATGCCATTATGGGGTCAAAACGAATTGGTGAACTAATTCAATCACAGGAAAATGTTGTAGCGGTTGTGTTTGGACACCAACATGTGAACCCACCAATTCGTTATTATGGGGATGTACCTTACGCAAATGTGGCGCTTGGCATCAAAAAAAGGCGCCAAGAATGGCTTAAATCAGACTTATTAAGTGCAATTGAAGAAAAAATGTACATTTTTTCCAAATAG
- a CDS encoding peptide MFS transporter, whose product MSTTNSPVDKKPQKERTFFGQPVGLKTLFQTELWERFSYYGMRAILLYYIWSLIDNGQLDIDRATAASIMAIYASLVYLSSVIGGFVADRILGEYKTVFGGGLLIMAGHIMLAMPGAALTLFSSMALIILGTGLLKPNVSSMVGTLYKGNDMRRDSGFSIFVFGINLGSFIAPFSVGWTQGSYGFHAAFSLAAIGMFLGLIQLHRGKKDIPAESFYAPNPIQPEEVRPLVSKFVIGAVVFALVLVLMFLMGWTSIESFINLLTIIALLLPISYFITMSTSAKVTSEERSRVWAYIPLFIAAILFWAIEEQGSIVLATFAAERVNYAGMPGFVSPAMFQSLNPLFIMLYTPFFAWLWTKWGKSQPSAPLKFAVGLMFAGSSFLLMSLPGALFGTNVTVSPWWLIGSWALVIIGEMLISPVGLSITSRLAPKAFMSQMMSLWFLANAAGSALNAQLVRLYNPENEVSYFLYFGLTSIALGIVLVFMVPRIKRLMVGMD is encoded by the coding sequence ATGAGTACTACAAACAGCCCGGTTGATAAAAAACCGCAAAAAGAACGTACCTTCTTTGGCCAACCAGTTGGTCTAAAGACACTATTCCAAACAGAATTGTGGGAACGTTTTAGTTACTACGGTATGCGTGCGATCTTGCTTTACTACATCTGGAGCTTGATTGACAACGGTCAACTTGATATTGACCGTGCAACAGCCGCATCAATTATGGCGATCTACGCCTCACTTGTTTACCTATCAAGTGTTATCGGAGGATTCGTTGCCGATCGTATCTTAGGTGAATACAAGACCGTCTTCGGTGGTGGACTATTGATTATGGCTGGTCACATTATGTTGGCCATGCCAGGAGCAGCACTAACACTGTTCTCATCAATGGCCCTAATCATTCTAGGTACTGGTTTGCTAAAGCCTAACGTATCTTCAATGGTTGGTACCCTATATAAGGGTAACGACATGCGTCGTGACTCAGGGTTCTCAATCTTCGTCTTCGGAATTAACCTTGGATCATTTATCGCGCCATTTTCAGTTGGGTGGACACAAGGTAGCTACGGCTTCCACGCAGCCTTCTCATTGGCCGCAATTGGAATGTTCCTTGGATTGATTCAACTACACCGTGGTAAGAAGGATATTCCTGCCGAATCATTCTACGCACCAAACCCAATTCAACCTGAAGAAGTTCGTCCTCTAGTAAGTAAGTTTGTTATTGGAGCCGTTGTCTTCGCACTTGTCTTGGTTTTGATGTTCTTGATGGGTTGGACTTCTATTGAATCATTTATTAACCTACTAACAATTATCGCGTTGCTTTTGCCAATCTCATACTTCATTACAATGAGTACGAGTGCAAAGGTTACATCTGAAGAACGTTCACGTGTGTGGGCTTACATCCCACTATTTATCGCCGCAATCTTGTTCTGGGCAATTGAAGAACAAGGATCAATCGTTCTAGCAACTTTCGCTGCCGAACGTGTTAACTACGCTGGAATGCCTGGTTTCGTTTCACCAGCGATGTTCCAATCATTGAACCCATTGTTCATTATGTTGTACACACCATTCTTTGCTTGGTTGTGGACTAAGTGGGGAAAGAGTCAACCTTCTGCACCACTTAAGTTCGCCGTTGGTTTGATGTTCGCTGGATCATCATTCCTATTGATGTCATTGCCAGGAGCATTGTTTGGAACTAATGTTACTGTGTCACCTTGGTGGCTAATCGGTTCATGGGCATTGGTTATCATCGGTGAAATGTTGATCTCACCAGTTGGATTGTCAATCACTTCTCGTTTGGCACCAAAGGCCTTCATGTCACAAATGATGTCACTATGGTTCTTGGCTAATGCTGCTGGTTCAGCTTTGAACGCGCAACTAGTTCGTCTATACAACCCCGAAAACGAAGTTTCATACTTCCTATACTTCGGACTAACTTCAATCGCACTAGGAATCGTCCTAGTCTTCATGGTACCTCGTATCAAGCGTTTGATGGTTGGTATGGACTAA